The genomic stretch GCGCCCCGGCCCATCCCGCCGCAAACCAGGGTCTGGCAGTCGCTGATCGCTTCGGCCATGCTCAAATGCTTGCCGTGGGATTCAGCTCCCATGCCAGAGCCGCCGCTTGAGTTGTGGTCATGCTGCTCATCCTGCTGGGAAAAATGGCTGTGACTCATTTTATCCCGCATTTCACGGGAGATTTCTTTGCCGTCTTCAATTTCGATGACCAGGTAGTGGCCTGCCCGGCCAAAATGCCGGCTGATGGTCTTGCCGTCATCGGTGATAAATGCTATTTTCAAGATTAAAACTCCTTCTAGAGGCTCATTTCTGGAATTATACTCCTAAATCTTTCCGAGTTAATTCCATTAGGCATATCTTTAGGTTGGTTTCTTCTGTTTTTGGTAAGAAGGTGGACGCCTTTGGGGGTGATAAAGGCTATACAGATTCATCTGAATTTGCGATATACTGATTACAGGGGCCCTTTCTTGGGGAGATGATTGGGAGATCATAAGGGATGATGTAAATCATCCAGCCATGTCAGATTCTATGTAGCCGAAATTTTATTCTTTTGGAACTATTCGCAGCTTGATAGCGTCATAGAGGATGAAAGGACTAATAAGATGAAGAGAATGTCTAAACCCTCAAGAATGCATATATTACTTAGCCTGACAGCGTTATTCCTTGTCATGGTGACGATCTCAGCCTGCACAGGCCGGAATGAGCCTGCTGTTCAGGATCAGGTCGCAACTTACGCTGCGCAGACCCTTCAAGCGTTCCAGGCGGAACAAACCCTGAGCGCTATTGAAGCTCAGGCCACCCAAATGGCTGCCAACCCGACCGCCACAGCCGTTCCGCCCACTGCCACGACCCAGCCGACTGAGGAACCGCCTCAGGTGGATTGCAACATGGCAGAATTCGTCAAAGATCTGTCGCTCGCGGATGGCACCACCGTCAGCACCGGTGAAGCGATCACCAAAGGCTGGCGCTTGAAGAACGTTGGCTCCTGCACTTGGACCACCAGTTATGACCTGGTCTTTGTGGAGGGGAAGACAATGGGGGCGGCCACTCGGATTGGTTTGACTGAATCTGTAAAACCTGGCGAGACAGTTGACCTGTATGTCCTGATGGAAGCGCCGACCACCATGGGGTTTTATCAGGGCTTCTGGATGCTCGAAGATGCCAGTGGTAACCGGT from Chloroflexota bacterium encodes the following:
- a CDS encoding dinitrogenase iron-molybdenum cofactor biosynthesis protein → MKIAFITDDGKTISRHFGRAGHYLVIEIEDGKEISREMRDKMSHSHFSQQDEQHDHNSSGGSGMGAESHGKHLSMAEAISDCQTLVCGGMGRGAYQSMETVGITPVVAQEFEIDKALEEYLKGSLTDHTEMLH